In one Mus pahari chromosome 21, PAHARI_EIJ_v1.1, whole genome shotgun sequence genomic region, the following are encoded:
- the Tmem200a gene encoding transmembrane protein 200A gives MIATGGVITGLAALKRQDSARSQQHINLSPLPATQDQKPVRRRPRADVVVVRGKIRLYSPSGFFLILGVLVSIIGIAMAVLGYWPQKEHFIDAETTLSTNETQVVRNQGGVVVRFFEQHLHSDKMKMLGPFTMGIGIFIFICANAILHENRDKETKIIHMRDIYSTVIDIHSLRLKEQKQANGLYAGFLGDTEVKQNGSPCASRLAATTLASFSGMRNSFRVDSSVEEDELMLTESKSLGHLMPPLLSDSAVSVFGLYPPPAKATDDKASSSKKCDTKSIVSSSISAFTLPVIKLNNCVIDEPSIDSITEVADNLKTRSRNLSMDSLVVPLPSSGESFQPAVTLLPRNNSVGESLSSQYKSSVALGPGTGQLLSPGAARRQFGSNTSLHLLSSHSKSLDLDRGPSTLTVHAEQRKHPSWPRLDRSNSKGYMRLENKEDPMDRLLVPQTAIKKDFTNKEKLLMISRSHNNLSFEHDEFLSNNLKRGTSETRF, from the coding sequence ATGATAGCCACTGGTGGGGTCATCACCGGCCTGGCGGCCTTGAAGCGGCAGGACTCCGCCAGGTCCCAACAACACATCAACCTCAGCCCGCTGCCTGCTACCCAGGATCAGAAACCCGTCAGACGGCGCCCACGAGCTGATGTTGTGGTGGTCCGTGGGAAAATCCGACTTTATTCTCCATCTGGCTTTTTCCTCATTCTGGGAGTGCTGGTGTCCATCATAGGAATCGCCATGGCAGTCCTTGGATATTGGCCCCAGAAGGAGCACTTCATTGATGCGGAGACCACGCTTTCCACCAATGAGACCCAAGTGGTTCGGAACCAGGGCGGTGTGGTGGTGCGCTTCTTTGAGCAGCATCTACACTCCGATAAGATGAAGATGCTTGGCCCGTTCACCATGGGCATTggcatcttcatcttcatctgcgCCAATGCCATTCTTCATGAGAACCgcgacaaagaaaccaaaatcatcCACATGAGGGATATCTATTCCACAGTCATCGACATCCACTCGCTGAGACTcaaggagcagaagcaggcaaatgGCCTGTACGCAGGCTTCCTGGGAGACACCGAAGTGAAGCAGAACGGCAGCCCCTGTGCATCCAGGCTGGCTGCCACCACCTTGGCTTCCTTCTCGGGGATGCGGAACAGCTTTCGGGTGGACAGCTCTGTGGAGGAGGATGAGCTGATGTTGACTGAAAGTAAGAGCCTGGGGCACCTCATGCCCCCGTTGCTATCTGACAGTGCAGTCTCTGTCTTTGGCCTTTATCCACCTCCAGCCAAGGCCACCGATGACAAGGCCAGCAGCTCCAAGAAGTGTGACACCAAATCGATCGTGTCATCATCCATCAGTGCTTTCACACTCCCTGTGATCAAACTTAATAATTGTGTCATTGACGAGCCCAGTATAGACAGCATCACTGAGGTCGCAGACAACCTCAAAACTAGGTCCAGGAATCTTTCCATGGATTCTCTCGTGGTCCCACTGCCAAGCTCTGGCGAGTCCTTCCAGCCTGCCGTCACATTACTCCCAAGGAACAACTCCGTTGGGGAGTCGCTATCGAGTCAATACAAGTCCTCTGTGGCTCTGGGACCCGGGACTGGACAGCTCTTGTCTCCAGGAGCTGCAAGAAGACAGTTTGGCTCCAACACATCCTTACACTTGCTCTCTTCTCACTCTAAATCCCTAGACTTAGACCGAGGTCCTTCCACACTCACTGTGCACGCAGAACAAAGGAAGCACCCGAGCTGGCCCCGGTTGGATCGGAGCAACAGCAAAGGGTATATGAGACTGGAGAACAAAGAGGACCCGATGGATCGGTTGCTCGTTCCCCAAACAGCAATCAAAAAAGACTTTACGAATAAAGAGAAACTCCTCATGATCTCCAGGTCTCATAACAACTTGAGTTTTGAACATGATGAGTTTTTGAGTAACAACTTGAAGCGAGGAACTTCTGAGACGAGGTTTTAG